The sequence below is a genomic window from Sorangiineae bacterium MSr12523.
CTTCGGCGGGGTGAATCTGCCGAACTCGCAAGAGATGCGCGAGACGCACGGGTCGAAGAACTTCATCAACGAGAGCTCGCTCACCGTCTTTCGTGAGTTGCGCGATGCGAAGCTGCTCGACGAGTTCGTCGCGGCGGAGTCGCGCGCCGAAGTGCAGAGGTGTTTGCCGTACTTGGTCGATGCGGCGGTGGGCTTCCACGAGGTGACCGGCCACGGCTCGGGGAAGGTGAGCAGCACCTTGCAGGGCGACCCATCGAAGCTTTTGGCGCCCTACTACTCCGCGATGGAGGAAGGCCGGGCGAACTTGGTGGCGAATTACCTGATCGGCGATCCGAAGACGGTGCAGATCGGCCTTTTGCCCGACGCGGCATGCGCGCGCGTCTATCCCTCGCTCGAGGAGGCGATGACCTTGGAGTTTCTCTCCTGGGTGCCCGAAGGCGATCGCATCGAAGAAGATCACATGCAGGGCGCGTTCATTCGGCTGGGCATCTTCCTGGAAAAGGGCGTGACGAAGGTCGAAGAGCGCAACGGAAAGATCTTCTTCACCGTGAAGGACCCCGATGCCTGGCGCCGCGCCGCGGGCGAGCTCCTGACCGAGCACCAACGCATCAAGGCGACGGGCGACAAAGCCGCCATGGCCGCCTTGGTGGAGAAGTACGGAAGCCGCTTGAATACGACATGGCGCGATCAAGTCATCGCCCGCGTGAAGTCGCTCAACCTGCCCCGCGCGCTGGCCACGGTGCCTCCAGTGCTCACGCCGATTCGCGACGCGAAGGGCCAAGTGATCGACGCGAAGGCCGAGCAAGTGACGTCCCTCGATGCCTACCTCGACGTGCTCGAGGGTTCGTAGCGCCGCACGAACGGCGCTGTCTTGCCGCTGCCGTGTAGACGTGCTCGGATGGGGCGGTCATGGCCGCGCGCAAGAGCACCCCGAGCAAGAAGGCACCACGAAAGAAGGTGGCTTCCGTAAAAGAAGACGTCCTTCAGAAGGTTCTCCAAACCTACCACAACGTGGGGGTCATTCTGGAGGACGTGCGGTCCCAGCAAAAAGTGATGTTCGAGTACATGCAGGGAATGCAAGAGCGGATCGAGCGGATCGAGCAGCGCCTCGACCGGATCGAGCAGCGCCTCGACCGGATCGAGCAGCGCCTCGACCGGATCGAGCAGCGCCTCGACCTCGTGGAGCTCGCGGTCCGGCATCACTCGACGGAGATTCGTCAGCTGCAGGAAGACGTCCGCCAGTTGCGCAACGATTTCGAGCAGCGTGAAGATCGCGCCCGCATCGCGGCGCTCGAAGAGCGGGTGCAACGGCTCGAGGCGCGCCTGGCAGGCTGACGGGCTAACCTGCAAACGCGGCCATGGCCGAGGCGATGGCGTTTTTCAAGTTGGTGTGGCAGGCGATGTCGCCGAGGTCGGCGCCGATTTCGACGAGGGACTTGGCGACGTTGGGGCGGATGCCGCTCAGGATGACATTCGCGCCGAGGAGGCGCGTGGCGTGGGCGGCGCGGACGATCATCTCGGCGAGGGAGGCGGTGACCTCGGTGACGCCGGTCACGTCGATGATGGCCACCCGGGCCCGTTGATCGATGATGCCGGTGAGCAGCGATTCCGTGATGCGGTGAACGCGCGCTTCGTCGAGGGCGCCGATGAGGGGCATGACGACGATGGAATCGCTGATGGGAATCAACGGCGACGAGAGCTGCGCGAGCATCAGCGATTGCGCGCGGATCAATTCCTCCTGCCGGACGCGTTGCTCGATGGCATCTTTGCGATCCGTGATGTCGCGGGCCACGAAGACGACCGAGTCCTCCGTCATGGGTGACACGGAGCCCGAGAACCAGATGTTCCGGCCCTGAATCGGAAGCGCATACTCCTCGAGGTAGACGACCTGGCGCGTCTCCAATGCGCGCAAGATCGGCGGTAAAAACTGCGCCTCGGCCTCCGGGCCGATGGCTTCGCGGATGGTGCGGCCCACCAGGTCGATGGATGGCGCGTAGAGCAAATCCGGCCGCGTGGGTGCCACCTTCAGGTAACGACCTTCGCGATCGAGGACCAGGACCACGTCGGTCATCGCACGGAAGATCGCGAGGAGCTCGCGATCGGACGCGGTGAGAGCCGTTCCGGCGAGGCGCGCGATCTCGGCCTCTCGTTCACGAAGGCGACCCTCGAGCTCCGCGATACGGCGATGCAACCGCGCCGTTTCGCTGTCGGAAGAGTGATCCATCGGGTGGCCCCGAGGGTATCACTAGCGCATACGAACCACCACGCGTTCGGGCCGGGCGTCGTTGTCGAGCATGATGGCGTCGGCCTTGGCCCCGCGCCGATCGAGCTCGGCGAGAACGCGCACCGCTTGATCGAGTTTGCGACGGAACGGGGGGTCGCCCAGATTCAGTTGCAGGGCATTTTTGCCGACGATCAGCGTCGTGGACCCATCGCGCGCCAGATGGATCTCCTGCAGACGGGCCCGTTGCGCGAGGGGCCCGTGCTCGTAGTCACCCGCGAGGTCGAGCGCGCGCCGGATCGATTGGGCCACCCCCTCGCGGTCCTCGGCAACGGCCTCGGGGGTGATGCCGGTGATGATCGGGAGATCGCTCGGATCGCCCGGCTCGATGCGCTTGAAGATCTCGCCGCTGCGCGTGCTCAGGTACAGGTCGCCCAAGGCGACGAGCGCCACGGCCTCGCGTTCGGCAATCTGGATGACCACGGTGCCGGGGAGGCGCCGCGCCAAGGTGGCTTCGCGCACCCAGGGATCCTGCGACAACTTGGTGCGCGCCTCGTCGAGGTCCACGGAGAAGACGTTCTGACCTTTGGCCACGCCCGCTTCGGCGGCCACGGTCTCGGGGGTGCGGGACTTGGCGCCGACGATCTCGATGTCGGTCACCGCAAAACGCGGGCTGTGGGTAACGTACTCGCGAGCAGCATAGGCCACGGACACCGACACGCCGCCGACCAGCGCCATGCCGGAGAGGGCCTGCAGCGCACGGAACAAAGGCCCGCGCGGGCGTCGTCCCGCTCCCGCTCCCGCTCCCGAAAGGTCATCGGGAGCGGGATCGGGAAGATAGTCGTCGCCCGCATCCGCGAGCTCCATAACGTCGGGAGGAGGCTGCGGCTTGGCAACGCGGCGGTTCGTGGGATTGACCCCGCTCATCCGCCT
It includes:
- a CDS encoding PAS domain-containing protein, whose protein sequence is MDHSSDSETARLHRRIAELEGRLREREAEIARLAGTALTASDRELLAIFRAMTDVVLVLDREGRYLKVAPTRPDLLYAPSIDLVGRTIREAIGPEAEAQFLPPILRALETRQVVYLEEYALPIQGRNIWFSGSVSPMTEDSVVFVARDITDRKDAIEQRVRQEELIRAQSLMLAQLSSPLIPISDSIVVMPLIGALDEARVHRITESLLTGIIDQRARVAIIDVTGVTEVTASLAEMIVRAAHATRLLGANVILSGIRPNVAKSLVEIGADLGDIACHTNLKNAIASAMAAFAG
- a CDS encoding FtsQ-type POTRA domain-containing protein, producing MSGVNPTNRRVAKPQPPPDVMELADAGDDYLPDPAPDDLSGAGAGAGRRPRGPLFRALQALSGMALVGGVSVSVAYAAREYVTHSPRFAVTDIEIVGAKSRTPETVAAEAGVAKGQNVFSVDLDEARTKLSQDPWVREATLARRLPGTVVIQIAEREAVALVALGDLYLSTRSGEIFKRIEPGDPSDLPIITGITPEAVAEDREGVAQSIRRALDLAGDYEHGPLAQRARLQEIHLARDGSTTLIVGKNALQLNLGDPPFRRKLDQAVRVLAELDRRGAKADAIMLDNDARPERVVVRMR